The Pseudomonadota bacterium genomic sequence CCTATCTCCTGTATAAGATGCTGGACAACGGCCAGGTGCTGCGGCTGTTCATCGATCAGTCCAACGCCGGCCATCCGGCCCAGATCATCCAGCACTGGAACCATGTCTACGGTTACACCGCGCACCATCTCGCGATGCGTGCGACGCGCTTGCAGGCCGGCGCGCGCATGGCCGTGACGCTCGATGAGATGATCGAGGCGCTCTCGAACCGAGGCATCGGCATCATGGAAGCGACCGGTTATTACACCGAAGGCTTGCTGCTCCAGGTGTTCACCCGGCCGGAACGGGCGGCGCGCGTTCCCGAGGCAATCAAGGAACGTCTCGCGGCCTATGGCGCGGGGCTCGAAACTAAGATCGAAAATGCGAAGCTTTTAGAACTGGTGTCGCGCAAGGAAATGCCTTTGGACCTGGCACAACGTTTTTACGGCCTTTATGGACTCGACTATGAGATTAATAACCCACTGCATTCGGCGCCGGTCTACCCGTATTTCTTACCCGAGCAGGCCGCCCACGTGATTCGCACCTCGCTCCTCACCTAGTCCAATCAGCCGGACCAGGGCGAGTAGATCGACTGGGTCGAGACGTGTGCGCGCGAGGATCTTTTTTTGTACGGAGGCCGACCATGTTTGATAAGCGCGTACACACTCAAGTCGCGATCGCCGATTTAATCGCGCGGCGTTGGAGCGGCCGGGCGTTTGACCCCGCCCAGCCGGTGCCCCGTGGCCAGCTCATTGCCTTGCTGGAGGCCGCGCGCTGGGCACCGTCTTGTTTTGGTGAGCAGCCTTGGCGCTACATCGTGTGGGATCGGTTTGCCGGATCCCCATCTATGGGACCGGGCCATTGCAACCTTATCGGACGGTAATCAAGCCTGGGCCAAGGCGGCGCCGGTGCTGATGCTGGCGCTGGCCGCCGATGCCTTTCAGCGTGACTTAAAACCGAACCGCTGGGGGCAATATGACACCGGGCGGCGACGATGAACCTGTGCTTGCAAGCCACGGCGCTTGGGTTAATGGTTCACCAAATGGGCGGGTTCGATCCGAGGAAGGCCCAAGAAAATTTCAGCCTCCCCGCTGGATTCACGCCGATGGCCATGATCGCGATCGGTTACCAGTTGCCGCAAGAAGCGATACCCGAAGCGCTTAAAGAGCGCAAGCACGCGCCCCGCATGCGGCGCCCGCTCGGCGAGACTTTCTTCTACGGACGTTGGGGAAAGGCGATCATTGATCCGGCTTGCGAGTAAAGCGAATGATGCGGCGCCGGTCGCGTTTGCTGGGGCGCCCCGGCAATCGGGGTTGGGTCAGGGCTTGAGCTCGTAAGTCAAGCACTAAGGCTTCGCGGCGGCTCACGCTTTCCGCTGATTCCCGGAATAAACGGACGGCTGTAGTTGCCGGTCCGCGCTCGGCGGAGACGCCTACGACGGTAACGTCGTAGATAAAGGGTCCGCGTTGGATGCGTAGCTCATCGTGGGTGTGAACTGAACGCGCCGGTTTTGGCTTGTGGCCATTGACTTCAATCTTGCCGCCCTTGATCGCCTCGGTGGCCAAGGCGCGGGTTTTGAAGAAACGGGCAGCCCAAAGCCATTTGTCGAGCCGGATCTCTGGGTGTTCTTCTGGCACGGGCGTCGCGTCTATCGGCGGGCAACAAGCTATAATAACGGTAAACGCACCTCAGCGCGCAAGCGGAGTCAAGCATGCCGGAACCTATGAGCCGGGACGATTCTCGGGGCTTTCTAGCGCTCGAGATCGCGATCTTGACGGTCTCCGATACCCGCACGCCGGAAACCGACAAGTCGGGGCACTTATTGGTGGAACGCCTGCAGGCGGCCGGTCACCGGCTGCACGCGCAGCGCATCGTGCCCGATAACATTTACCAGATCCGGGCGCTCATCGCGGGCTGGTGTGCGAATGAGGGGGTGCCAGTCGTCATCACGACAGGCGGTACGGGGATCACCGGACGGGACGGCACGCCGGAGGCCGTCAGACCCCTCTTCGACCGGGAGCTCGACGGCTTCGGAGAACTCTTCAGGCTCATCTC encodes the following:
- a CDS encoding S4 domain-containing protein; this translates as MPEEHPEIRLDKWLWAARFFKTRALATEAIKGGKIEVNGHKPKPARSVHTHDELRIQRGPFIYDVTVVGVSAERGPATTAVRLFRESAESVSRREALVLDLRAQALTQPRLPGRPSKRDRRRIIRFTRKPDQ
- the moaB gene encoding molybdenum cofactor biosynthesis protein B, with translation MSRDDSRGFLALEIAILTVSDTRTPETDKSGHLLVERLQAAGHRLHAQRIVPDNIYQIRALIAGWCANEGVPVVITTGGTGITGRDGTPEAVRPLFDRELDGFGELFRLISYEEIGNSTIQSRALAGVSNRTLIFCLPGSPGACATAWDAIIQNQLDYRTRPCNLAELIPRLAEK